The genomic stretch CGCCGTCGCGACGAATGTCCGTCGGGTGAGCCTCATTTGACGATGAACTTCCCCTTCAGCCCGCGGTTCTCGTAACCCGGCACATAGATCTCATACTCGCCCGGCCGGATCGGCACGAAACTGATGTTGAAGGTGCCGGCATCGTCGAACTCCACCGAATAAAGGCCATAGCTCTTCACTTCTAGGTCGTTGACGACGATCTGGTTGATCCAGGAATTGCGGAACAGCTCGGGGGCCACCACGGCGATCTCCTCGTTGCCGTCGGAGGTAATGTCGAACTTGTAGTATTTTCCGGTTTCCAGCTCCCACACATCCTGGCTGAACTTGAGGTCGACGGTGTTGATCTCGAGTTTCAGGTCGGTGCCGTTCGCCGCGAGATTGCCTTCGGCCTGCGCCGCTCCGGCCAGCATCAGCACGGCGGTTGCAGCAGCGAAAATGGTCTTCATGATTGTGGCCCCCATAGGCAGTTTCGATCGGTGTTATCGCAATTTACAATCTGCTGTCCCGATGCGCGCCAGCAACCCGCGGGCCTCAATACATGATATAGCAAAGCCCAATGATCCCGGGTGCTAGCGCTGCACCCACCACTCGAATTCACGCGTTCCCAGGGAGGAACCATGCGCAAGATTCTACAGGCCGTTCTGCTGGGAATGATCCTCGCGATCGGCTTCACCTCCGGTGCCTTCGCCCAGCATGGCGAACCGGAAAAACTGTCGCTCGGCGTGCAGGCGACCGGCACGGTGAAATGGGAGCTCGCCGCCATGCAGGCGCTCGAGCTCGACAAGAAGCATCACCTGAAGCTCGAAATCCGCGACGTCGCCGACAGTAAGGCCGGCCAGATCGCGCTGCAGGCCAAGGAAGTGGACGTCATCCTGTCCGATTTCGTCTGGGTGTCGATCCAGCGCCACCAGGGCAACATGGTCACCATGGTGCCGCACTCGCTGACCGTCGGCGGGTTGATGGTCGATCCGGCCGCCGGCATTGCCAGCGTCGCCGATCTCAAGGGCAAGACCCTCGCCGTATCCGGCAGCCCGGTCGACAAGAGCTATGTCATCCTCGCTGCCGAGTACAACAAGCTGACCGGCGGCAACCTCACCGAGGATGCCGAGGCCAAGTTCGGCGCGCCGCCGCTCGTCAACGAACTGATCACCGGCGGCCAGGCCCAGGCGGCGCTCAACCTCTGGAACTGGAATTCGCGCGCCAAGCTGGCGGGCAAGACCGAGCTGATCTCGGTTGCCGCCATGCTCGCCGACCTCGGCGTTTCCGAAACCCCGCCCCTGCTCGGCTGGGCCTTCTTCGACGAGACCGGCCGCACCAAGAAGGCCGCCATCAAGGGCTTCCTCGATGCCAGCTTCGAGACCAAGCAGGCGCTGCTCACCGATGATGCGCTGTGGGACAAGATTCGCGACGTGATGAATGTCGGCGATGACGACAAGCTGTTCGCCCAGCTGCGTGACGACTATCGCGCCGGCATCGTCACCAAATACTCCGCCTCCAACATGAAGCCGGCCGAGGAATCCTTCGCCGTGATGGCCAAGTTCGGCGGCCCCGACGTCGTCGGAGACTCGACCGAGCTGGCCGATGGCACCTTCTGGAAAGGCTATCGCAAATAGCCGTTGAACTGCGCGACGGCAGGACCGCAGCCGTAACTCCCGACCGGCAGCAGCAGCGCGTGGCGAGGCGAGGCATCCCCCTCGAGCTCGTCAGCCTGCTGCTGTTGCTGTCCGCATGGCAGGTGCTAGCCATGCTGTTCCCGTCGCGGCTGTTCCCAACGCCCATCGATGTCGGCGCCCACGTCTGGACGCTGGCGACGACAGGCAAGCTCCTGCCGGACCTGGGCAAGACCCTGACCCGCGCCGTCATCGCCTTCATCATCGCCATGGCGCTGGGCACCGCCATCGGCATCGGGCTCGGCCGCTCGCGCGTCGCCGATCGGCTGTTCTCGGCTTGGGTGGTGGTCGGGCTCAACGTCCCGGCCATCGTCATCGCCATTGTGCTTTACATCTGGCTGGGGCTTACCGAGTTCGCGCTGATCCTCGCCGTGGTGCTCAACAAGCTGCCGCTGGTCATCGCCACCATTCGCGAGGGGGTGCGCAGCTTCGATCCGGCCTATGACGATCTCGGTCGCGCCTTCCGCATGCCGTTCCTGCGCCAGCTGCGGTTGATTTCCGTGCCACAGCTGATGCCGTTCGTGCTGGCGGCGGCCCGCACCGGGCTGAGTCTCATCTGGAAGATCGTCCTCGTTTTCGAGGTGCTGGGCTCGGATGGCGGCGTCGGTTTCCGCATCTCGGTGTTCTTCCAGTTCTTCGATATCAAGGGCATCTTCGCCTACACCACCGCCTTCATCCTGGTGGTCTTCGTCTTCGAATACCTGATCCTCCGCCCGCTCGAGCGGCGGGTGCTGAGATGGCGGCAGCCCCGATGAGTGGTCCCCGTCTCGATATCGCCATCGAAGGCAAGCGCTTCGACTTCCTGCCCGCCCCGCTGCTCGAGCGCTTCGAGCTGGCGGTCGAGCCCTCCTCGGTGGTGGCGCTGGTCGGCCCCTCCGGCGTCGGCAAATCCACCCTGCTGCGCATGGTCGGCGGCATCGACACGCTGTTCTCCGGCACCGTGCTGGTCGACGGCGTCCCCGCCGCGGCGGCGCCGCCCGCCGGCTTCGTGTTCCAGGATGCCCGGCTCCTCCCCTGGCTCACCGCGCTCGACAATATCCGTGCCGTCCGTCCCGAGACCAGTGCCGCCGATGCCGGCGAGATGCTGCGCCGGGTGGGGCTGGGTGGCTTCGAGCACTATTTCCCGCACGAGCTCTCGGGCGGCATGCAGCGCCGGGTCGCCCTGGCGCGAGCCTTCTCGGTCAACCCGCGCCTGCTGCTGCTCGACGAGCCCTTCGTTTCGCTCGACCGCACGCTGGTCCGCGAGATGGAGGAGGTGCTGTTCGCGCTGATCGAGACCAACCACCCTACCGTGCTGTTGGTCACCCACCTGCCCGAGGATGCCGCCATGCTGGCCGACCGCGCCATCGTGCTGTCGGGCCGCCCGGCCCGCATCGCCGCCGACTACCGTTTCGACGTGCCGCGCGGCGCCCGCAGCCCTGCCGAGCGCGAAGCCATCGCCAACCGGATCGCTGCCTCGGTCGGCGCCAGGGAGCCCACCTCATGACCAACCCCGTGCTGGCGCTTGCCGAGGTGCGAAAATCCTATGGCAGCAACGAAGCGCTGAAAGGCATCTCCCTCGACATCGCGCCCGGCGAGATCGTCGGCCTGCTCGGTCCGAACGGCGCCGGTAAGTCCACCCTGTTCCAGATCTGCTCCGGCCTGTTCTCGCCCGACGGCGGCACGGTTCGGCTGTTCGGCATGAGCTACCGGGACAAGGCGTCGGAGATCCTGAAGCGCCTCGGGGTGGTGTTCCAGTCCCGCTCGCTCGACCTCGACATGAGCGTGCGGGCCAACCTGAAATTCCACGGCAACCTGTTCGGCCTCTCCGGCAAGCTGCTCAACGAGCGGATCGACACCGCCGCGACGTTCTTCGCCGTCACCGACTTGATCGACAAGCCGGTGCGCACCCTCTCAGGCGGCAACCAGCGCCGCATCGAGATCGTCCGCGCCACCCTCAACATGCCGTCGCTGCTGCTGATGGATGAGCCTTCGGTCGGCCTCGACCCGACCACCCGAAAACTGCTCGGCCAGCACATCCGCGGCCTCCGCGACACGCACCAGACCTCGATCCTGTGGGCCACCCATCTGGTCGAGGAGGTGGAACACGCCGACCGCATCGCCCTGATCGTTGGCGGCAGGATCATCCGGGTCGGCACCCCGGCCGAGATCATCGCCGCGGCCGGAACGTCAACGCTGGGCGAGGCCTATATCGCGCTGACCGGGGTGAAGCCGGTGGCGGCTGGGGTGGAGTAGCTACTACGGCTGTTGGCTGTGGACCCCCACCCTTGATCCCTCCCCGCAAGGGGGAGGGAGACGCATACTGAGAAGCCAGTGTTTGGTCTCCCTCCCCCTTGCGGGGAGGGGACAGGGGTGGGGGGCGGCCGCCACCGGCGTATCGGTCATCACCGGCAGTTAACGATAGTTCCTCGGATCGGTCTTCCTGAATTCCCACGGCGCATCGATCTTCGCGCCCGGCTGGAACACCCCGATCTGGGCCGCCTTGGCTTCCTCTTCCTCGGCCAGGTAGTCGTCACCCTGCTCGACGAAAGCCCGGGCCATCCCCTGCCGCACCAGCTCGGCGCCGATATCCTTGCCCGCCGAGGTGCAGACGCCGTAACGGCGATTGAACTTGTCGGGCTCGCCCGGAGTGAGCGTGCAGCTCGCCTCGCCCGAGCCGATCAGCTCGCCCAGCGCCTGGCGCGCTGCGCCGTAGCAATCCCACAGGAGCTCGCCGACATAGCATTTCTGCGGCCGCTCCGGCGCATCGACGGCCCACAGGATCACCCGCTGCTTGTCCACCATGATGATGTCGGCATCGACCACCTTGGCTGCGCCGCTCACCACTTCCTCGGCCGCGGCGCCCGACACCAGCAGCGTCAGCGCCAGCGCCGCAAGGCTCAGTCTGCTCTTCATCATTGCGTCTCCTGCACCCGCCCGTCCGGCAGGATGTTGCGTATGTAGGTTGCCGCGGCGAGCTGCTCGAGCTTCAGCCGGGCACGGGTGAAGCGGTTGTCGCTCAGCACCGCGCCGGCAAAATCGGCATTGTTGAGCGAAGCGCCATAGAAGTCGGTCAGCGACACCTTCGCGTGCTTGAAGCTCGCCCCCGGCGCGCTCGCCTCGAGGAAGCCGGCGCTGGTGATGGTGGCGCCGTCGAACCTGGTACGGCCCAGGCTCGCCTTCTCGAAGTTGGTGCGCTCCAGCGAGGCCCCTGAGAGATCGGCATTGTTGAGCCGCACCTCCTTCATCACCGCCCAGTCGAGATCGGCGCCGCTCAGGTCGGCGCCGGTCAGCCGGGCGTGCTGCATGCGCGTCGCGGTGAGATCGGCGTGGCTGAACCTGGCGCCCGACAGCTGCGCCTCGTAGAACATCGCGTCCTTGAAGTGCCCGCCGCTCAGGTCGGCCCCGGCCAGGTCGGCGAGGTTGAAGTTGGCC from Devosia sp. A16 encodes the following:
- a CDS encoding pentapeptide repeat-containing protein gives rise to the protein MMRKTLLALLMLAPGAALASPADELRSGTRQECRGCDLSNESFKKLDLAGVDLSGANLSNASFHRANLKGANLSGVMAEGANFNLADLAGADLSGGHFKDAMFYEAQLSGARFSHADLTATRMQHARLTGADLSGADLDWAVMKEVRLNNADLSGASLERTNFEKASLGRTRFDGATITSAGFLEASAPGASFKHAKVSLTDFYGASLNNADFAGAVLSDNRFTRARLKLEQLAAATYIRNILPDGRVQETQ
- a CDS encoding ABC transporter permease, whose amino-acid sequence is MLFPSRLFPTPIDVGAHVWTLATTGKLLPDLGKTLTRAVIAFIIAMALGTAIGIGLGRSRVADRLFSAWVVVGLNVPAIVIAIVLYIWLGLTEFALILAVVLNKLPLVIATIREGVRSFDPAYDDLGRAFRMPFLRQLRLISVPQLMPFVLAAARTGLSLIWKIVLVFEVLGSDGGVGFRISVFFQFFDIKGIFAYTTAFILVVFVFEYLILRPLERRVLRWRQPR
- a CDS encoding ABC transporter ATP-binding protein — translated: MSGPRLDIAIEGKRFDFLPAPLLERFELAVEPSSVVALVGPSGVGKSTLLRMVGGIDTLFSGTVLVDGVPAAAAPPAGFVFQDARLLPWLTALDNIRAVRPETSAADAGEMLRRVGLGGFEHYFPHELSGGMQRRVALARAFSVNPRLLLLDEPFVSLDRTLVREMEEVLFALIETNHPTVLLVTHLPEDAAMLADRAIVLSGRPARIAADYRFDVPRGARSPAEREAIANRIAASVGAREPTS
- a CDS encoding ABC transporter substrate-binding protein, which translates into the protein MRKILQAVLLGMILAIGFTSGAFAQHGEPEKLSLGVQATGTVKWELAAMQALELDKKHHLKLEIRDVADSKAGQIALQAKEVDVILSDFVWVSIQRHQGNMVTMVPHSLTVGGLMVDPAAGIASVADLKGKTLAVSGSPVDKSYVILAAEYNKLTGGNLTEDAEAKFGAPPLVNELITGGQAQAALNLWNWNSRAKLAGKTELISVAAMLADLGVSETPPLLGWAFFDETGRTKKAAIKGFLDASFETKQALLTDDALWDKIRDVMNVGDDDKLFAQLRDDYRAGIVTKYSASNMKPAEESFAVMAKFGGPDVVGDSTELADGTFWKGYRK
- a CDS encoding thermonuclease family protein, translated to MMKSRLSLAALALTLLVSGAAAEEVVSGAAKVVDADIIMVDKQRVILWAVDAPERPQKCYVGELLWDCYGAARQALGELIGSGEASCTLTPGEPDKFNRRYGVCTSAGKDIGAELVRQGMARAFVEQGDDYLAEEEEAKAAQIGVFQPGAKIDAPWEFRKTDPRNYR